A stretch of Colletotrichum lupini chromosome 2, complete sequence DNA encodes these proteins:
- a CDS encoding C6 zinc finger protein, with protein MSSTPSQPPPATGPSAQSDPATFAHIENYISTRCNASPIYAFLFNPGLKLTHASKGLIIARLPVTANHLNSSGSIHGSVSATIVDWAGGLAIAAWDLREATGVSVDINISYLSGAKLGDEIEIEGKIEKVGGSLAFTHVNIYKVNPADGTRGATVANGRHTKFRSKVSSHRLSIRVIMNDLRPMITKFALDSKPQQVRASKPKVRSGCVTCKLRRVKCDEGRPACAACLKYQGHCGGYKETKTKPSKLPPKHRLLYPKPKQEKSRVLDVLLEPNYSTLVFSSQLEKDHFDYWLSFTNTAILFRSDLLTQIIPQLSWNDPAIKHAALAVGAAALGATTREQRLLGRGRFDSDALFHYTKSMNILYSTPMSLERTLTACLLFIIFECFRGNKAAGLNHINHGSRILDQCPPSQGADSSPLLEEVMTSFQYLSLQSWTHGGAHPKETKTRVPWCCRGRKTRYAVDEMPTKFETLEAARRWWNVVRHHVEHHAPLYTGFIVEGSTAPLPEKPPLEYTSPSSQARVRSFVRFTDAWHLAFQPLAVKAETEKEADFKSYYKAISLRIHYLYLWSVIRCAGWTDVEDTKRITPAFMDIISMSRQLLEVHDAENRSGAEATEIFTIEDGPTWPLCTVFLMCTMPGVRHAIVTLFKDFPRRDGLWDTSTFLVIMEWVNTMASTGRITNDQRHVVDCNVVFGESSVTVEKQLWDPVVLDWESRSVCFSY; from the exons ATGTCTTCCACCCCATCTCAACCACCACCGGCCACCGGCCCCTCTGCGCAATCAGACCCCGCCACCTTCGCTCACATCGAGAACTACATCTCAACCCGCTGCAACGCATCCCCAATCTACGCCTTCCTCTTTAACCCCGGCCTGAAGCTCACTCATGCCTCCAAGGGACTCATCATCGCACGCCTGCCCGTCACCGCGAACCATTTGAACTCGTCAGGAAGCATCCACGGCAGTGTCTCGGCGACCATTGTGGACTGGGCTGGCGGCTTGGCGATCGCGGCATGGGACCTCCGTGAGGCAACGGGTGTGAGCGTCGATATCAACATCAGCTACCTCTCAGGCGCCAAGTTGGGAGACGAAATTGAGATTGAGGGCAAGATTGAGAAGGTCGGAGGCAGCTTGGCGTTCACCCACGTCAACATCTACAAGGTCAACCCAGCCGACGGGACCAGGGGCGCCACGGTGGCGAACGGAAGGCACACCAAGTTC CGCAGCAAAGTATCCAGCCACAGATTGTCCATTCGAGTCATCATGAATGATCTTCGCCCTATGATCACAAAGTTTGCCCTCGACTCTAAACCACAACAAGTCCGAGCAAGCAAGCCAAAGGTTCGCAGTGGCTGCGTCACCTGCAA GCTTCGCCGCGTCAAGTGCGACGAGGGCAGACCAGCGTGCGCGGCTTGCTTGAAGTACCAAGGCCACTGCGGAGGCTACAAAGAAACCAAAACTAAGCCCTCCAAGTTACCACCCAAGCATCGGTTACTGTATCCAAAACCGAAACAAGAAAAGAGCAGAGTCCTCGATGTACTTCTTGAGCCAAACTACTCGACTCTCGTCTTCTCGAGCCAGCTGGAGAAGGACCACTTCGACTACTGGCTATCCTTCACCAACACCGCCATTCTGTTCCGATCCGATCTGCTCACACAGATTATCCCGCAACTCTCATGGAACGACCCAGCCATTAAACATGCAGCTTTGGCCGTAGGCGCCGCGGCCCTAGGTGCCACCACTCGAGAACAACGTCTCCTCGGGCGAGGTAGATTCGACTCGGATGCTCTGTTCCACTACACGAAATCGATGAACATCCTCTACTCAACACCAATGTCTCTCGAACGTACGCTGACAGCGTGTCTTTTGTTCATCATCTTCGAGTGCTTTCGAGGCAACAAGGCAGCTGGGTTGAACCACATCAACCACGGGTCCCGCATCCTTGACCAGTGCCCACCAAGCCAAGGCGCGGATTCGAGCCCCCTGCTAGAAGAAGTCATGACTAGTTTCCAGTATCTGAGTCTCCAATCTTGGACTCACGGCGGAGCGCACCCGAAAGAGACAAAGACCCGAGTACCGTGGTGTTGCCGCGGACGCAAGACGCGGTACGCGGTCGACGAAATGCCCACGAAGTTTGAAACGCTGGAGGCTGCCCGCCGCTGGTGGAACGTCGTTCGCCACCACGTCGAGCACCATGCACCGCTGTACACTGGGTTCATAGTTGAGGGATCTACCGCTCCATTACCAGAGAAGCCGCCGCTTGAGTACACCTCGCCGAGCTCGCAAGCACGCGTCCGGAGTTTTGTACGCTTCACCGACGCCTGGCACCTTGCCTTCCAACCGCTCGCCGTCAAAGCAGAGACCGAAAAGGAGGCGGACTTCAAGAGCTACTATAAGGCCATCAGCCTCAGAATACACTACTTGTACCTCTGGAGCGTGATACGCTGTGCCGGCTGGACCGATGTGGAGGACACCAAGCGCATCACGCCCGCATTCATGGACATTATATCAATGAGCAGACAGCTCCTCGAGGTCCACGATGCGGAGAACCGGAGTGGTGCAGAGGCAACAGAGATTTTCACGATCGAAGACGGCCCGACTTGGCCTCTGTGTACTGTGTTCCTCATGTGCACAATGCCTGGAGTAAGACATGCTATCGTCACACTCTTCAAGGACTTCCCTCGGCGTGACGGGCTTTGGGACACAAGTACATTCCTGGTCATCATGGAGTGGGTGAATACAATGGCTTCGACGGGTCGTATCACGAACGACCAACGGCATGTTGTCGACTGTAATGTTGTCTTTGGCGAGTCCTCCGTGACCGTTGAGAAACAGCTTTGGGACCCTGTGGTGTTGGATTGGGAGAGTCGCAGTGTATGCTTTAGCTACTAA